GGCAAGTCTGTTGTGTTGTCAGCGGCCGTCGCTGTGGAGGGCTTAGCGATGCCTTCGTTCTCGAAGCCCAAATTCTCGGCGCGCTGGTCTGGGCGGGGCACCGAGGGAATGGTATTCATCATACCGGCATCGTTGGGCATGGACGTGCCTTGGGCGGCCATTTCAGAGAGACTGCCGCCTTGGTGGGGGTCGTGATGAACCATTttggtggaggtggaggcgGTTGTTGATTGATTTGAAGTGGATTAATTTCTTGTGAAAGTTGAGATAATGAGTG
The nucleotide sequence above comes from Penicillium digitatum chromosome 1, complete sequence. Encoded proteins:
- a CDS encoding NAD(P)-binding protein, with protein sequence MVHHDPHQGGSLSEMAAQGTSMPNDAGMMNTIPSVPRPDQRAENLGFENEGIAKPSTATAADNTTDLPRSTRDVGESGDVISGTGNSMPAGIEAKHAYMGPNHHAGHGDTRDFKHAKYGQSVIERYQEE